One segment of Salvelinus fontinalis isolate EN_2023a chromosome 12, ASM2944872v1, whole genome shotgun sequence DNA contains the following:
- the zgc:112052 gene encoding protein C19orf12 homolog, which yields MSQRINDVVRLCCELSANQQIKTTVKGSSKGAVAAGGLAFAGGLVGGPLGIAVGGAVGGLLGCWMTSGQFKPLPQIIMELTPVQQQKLYDDIMAIMGEVQWTDMAQLTALVMGNATLQQQVTAALLGYVTKELQAEVHYVD from the exons ATGTCGCAACGAATTAACGATGTTGTGCGGCTGTGTTGCGAGTTATCTGCCAACCAACAGATAAAGACCACGGTGAAGGGATCTTCCAAAGGGGCGGTGGCAGCAGGGGGACTAGCCTTTGCAGGAGGACTGGTTGGAGGCCCCCTTGGCATCGCTGTGG GGGGTGCTGTCGGTGGCCTACTGGGATGCTGGATGACCAGTGGACAGTTCAAGCCGCTGCCTCAGATCATCATGGAACTGACCCCGGTGCAGCAGCAGAAGCTCTACGATGACATCATGGCCATCATGGGCGAGGTCCAGTGGACCGACATGGCCCAGCTGACTGCTCTGGTCATGGGCAACGCCACCCTACAGCAGCAGGTGACCGCTGCCCTCCTGGGCTATGTGACCAAAGAGCTCCAGGCAGAGGTGCACTATGTAGACTGA